The following proteins are encoded in a genomic region of Phycisphaera sp.:
- a CDS encoding IS3 family transposase — protein MEEEVRRYGRGRGASAEGARGRESEAETARRGSQSRQAHSSGRPQGKALRPGRRREMVKRTQSAYGLSERRACEVIRHPRATQRYESVKDDQAVLRSRIKEIVGVRVTWGYQRIWIKLRREGWTVNRKRVYRLYREEGLCVGRHKPRRHRSSVTRPELTRATHTNESWSMDFMSDQLFDGRRFRLLTIVDDFTRESLAIEVASGLRGDDVARVLDRIKAERGSLPQKIRVDNGSEFTSKRLDQWAYLNGVRLDFSRPGKPTDNGLIEAFNGRIRAECLNENWFLSLDDAREKIEGWKLHYNQDRPHSALGSLAPEEFAASSGRVRPAG, from the coding sequence CTGGAAGAAGAAGTTCGCCGGTATGGGCGTGGCCGAGGTGCGTCGGCTGAAGGCGCTCGAGGAAGAGAATCGGAAGCTGAAACAGCTCGTCGCGGATCTCAGTCTCGACAAGCACATTCTTCAGGACGCCCTCAAGGGAAAGCTCTGAGGCCTGGTCGTCGCCGGGAGATGGTGAAGAGGACGCAGTCGGCGTACGGCCTGAGCGAACGTCGTGCGTGCGAGGTGATACGCCATCCCCGGGCCACACAACGCTACGAGAGCGTGAAGGACGATCAGGCCGTGCTGAGATCACGAATCAAGGAGATCGTGGGTGTACGCGTGACGTGGGGCTACCAGCGGATCTGGATTAAGCTGCGCCGGGAGGGCTGGACGGTGAATCGCAAGCGTGTATACCGGTTGTACCGAGAAGAAGGGCTCTGTGTCGGCCGGCACAAGCCGCGTCGACATCGCAGCAGCGTGACGCGACCGGAGTTGACCAGGGCGACTCACACCAACGAGAGCTGGAGCATGGACTTCATGTCGGACCAGCTCTTCGATGGCCGCCGATTCCGGCTGCTGACGATCGTGGATGACTTCACACGCGAGAGCCTGGCGATCGAGGTGGCCAGCGGCTTGCGCGGCGACGACGTGGCGAGGGTGCTCGATCGGATCAAAGCCGAGCGCGGCTCGCTGCCACAGAAGATCCGCGTGGACAACGGCAGCGAGTTTACGAGCAAGCGTCTCGACCAGTGGGCGTACCTGAACGGGGTCCGCTTGGACTTCAGCCGGCCCGGGAAGCCCACGGATAACGGGCTGATTGAGGCGTTCAACGGGCGGATCCGTGCCGAATGCCTCAACGAGAACTGGTTTCTTTCGCTCGACGATGCCAGGGAGAAGATCGAAGGCTGGAAGCTGCATTACAATCAAGACAGACCACACAGCGCCTTGGGAAGCCTGGCCCCCGAGGAATTCGCTGCATCATCCGGCCGGGTCCGCCCGGCCGGATGA
- a CDS encoding AAA family ATPase: MYLSRLEIENFRIFGSRDEDRHLELTLHPGLSLLVGENDSGKTSVVDALRLLLGTLPEEYYPITTDDFHCRDGNRRTSLAISAEFAGLSETEAAAFLEYLEVAEDEKESPYRLRVTLSATIEEANATSSRRNPVKWDRRAGPGDDPPRFDGPSRNLLRATYLKPLRDAVSELTAKKGSRLSQILQSYPQLRGQEVSDWDPDKPESSPTTLIGILRKAEHEIRSSAAIVTAESSLNSDYLERFSIGPSPLKGRIGMPSQELRQLLERMELTLADHDPGASRGLGHHNVLFMAAELLALERDDEPCLPLILIEEPEAHLHPQLQVRLLEFFRSETGADTNGGLQILLTSHSPNIACKVPLPDITLMHAGRAFSLAPIHTKLDPSDYEFLERFLDVTRSELLFARGLLVVEGDAEAIAIPIISDLIGCSLSERGVSIINVGSVGLFRYSRILQRTDGPDIPVRVACIADRDVPPDEAKEHLTPERLTAGDLSDEQVQARVTALTSDDGGPIQTFVSDAWTFEYDLALHGLSREMHAAVMLAVKSKSRRRALTPPEYRQILRAAFREHAAWVAAGDTGEVIAVRVYAPLLNSRASKAEAAQQLARLLRRLARRRLLDLEPRLPPYLVAAIRYASRNDEVANTAPG, from the coding sequence ATGTACCTGTCTCGACTAGAGATTGAGAACTTCCGTATCTTCGGCTCCCGTGATGAGGACCGCCACCTTGAGCTCACTCTACACCCCGGCCTGAGCCTTCTCGTCGGAGAGAATGACTCTGGAAAGACGTCCGTTGTTGACGCTCTACGATTGCTCCTGGGTACACTGCCCGAAGAGTACTACCCTATCACCACAGATGATTTTCACTGCCGAGACGGCAATCGGCGGACATCCCTAGCAATCTCGGCTGAGTTCGCCGGTCTCTCCGAGACCGAAGCCGCGGCCTTTCTTGAGTACCTTGAGGTTGCTGAGGATGAGAAGGAGTCGCCCTACCGGTTGCGCGTCACGCTTTCGGCGACAATCGAAGAGGCGAACGCAACCTCTTCCAGGCGCAATCCCGTCAAGTGGGATCGCCGAGCCGGACCGGGAGATGACCCGCCTCGATTTGACGGCCCTTCACGCAATCTACTTCGGGCAACGTACTTGAAGCCGCTTCGCGACGCGGTGAGCGAATTGACTGCCAAAAAGGGATCTCGGCTCTCGCAGATTCTGCAGTCCTACCCGCAACTCCGGGGGCAGGAAGTCAGCGATTGGGACCCCGACAAACCGGAGTCAAGCCCGACTACTCTTATCGGCATCCTCCGCAAAGCCGAGCACGAGATTCGCAGCAGCGCCGCCATCGTCACCGCAGAGTCGAGTTTAAACAGCGACTACCTTGAACGCTTCAGCATTGGTCCTTCCCCTCTCAAAGGTCGGATCGGAATGCCGTCGCAGGAATTGCGACAACTCCTGGAGCGCATGGAGCTGACTCTTGCGGATCACGACCCCGGAGCGAGTCGAGGCCTTGGTCATCACAACGTTCTGTTTATGGCTGCAGAGCTGCTTGCTCTTGAACGCGATGACGAGCCTTGCTTGCCGTTGATTCTGATCGAGGAGCCCGAAGCGCACCTCCACCCCCAGCTCCAGGTTCGACTCCTTGAATTCTTCCGAAGTGAAACCGGCGCGGACACAAATGGCGGCCTGCAGATTCTCCTGACAAGCCATAGTCCCAACATCGCATGCAAGGTGCCGCTTCCAGACATCACTCTGATGCATGCCGGGAGGGCTTTCTCGCTTGCGCCGATCCATACCAAGCTCGATCCCTCCGACTATGAATTCCTGGAGCGTTTTCTCGACGTCACGCGCTCAGAACTGCTCTTTGCACGCGGCTTGCTGGTCGTCGAAGGGGACGCAGAGGCTATCGCGATCCCAATCATCTCCGACCTGATCGGTTGCTCTCTGTCCGAGCGTGGAGTCTCTATCATTAACGTTGGCTCCGTCGGCTTGTTCCGCTACTCACGCATTCTGCAGCGAACGGACGGACCGGACATTCCAGTGCGCGTGGCCTGTATCGCCGATCGGGATGTGCCTCCAGATGAAGCGAAAGAACATCTTACCCCAGAGCGGCTTACTGCTGGCGATCTCTCCGACGAACAAGTGCAAGCAAGGGTCACGGCCCTCACGTCCGATGATGGTGGCCCGATTCAGACATTCGTGTCCGACGCGTGGACATTCGAGTATGATCTGGCCCTTCATGGCCTCTCAAGAGAGATGCACGCCGCTGTCATGTTGGCGGTCAAGTCAAAGAGTCGTCGTCGCGCACTGACTCCTCCCGAGTACCGGCAAATACTGCGCGCGGCGTTTAGAGAGCACGCGGCTTGGGTTGCAGCCGGAGACACCGGAGAAGTGATCGCCGTCAGAGTCTATGCACCATTGCTGAACTCTCGGGCCTCCAAGGCCGAGGCCGCCCAGCAACTGGCCCGACTCCTTCGGAGGCTTGCCAGGAGACGGCTCCTTGACTTAGAGCCGAGACTTCCGCCGTATCTGGTGGCAGCTATCCGATACGCGTCGCGGAATGACGAGGTCGCAAACACGGCACCCGGATGA
- a CDS encoding UvrD-helicase domain-containing protein — protein sequence MIRLPAFSNDEIDRVVEALGLQCDEERRAILAHRDTADIRACAGSGKTTLLVTKLALLTDAWADRYRGIAILSHTNVAHREIRKRFSHVPGLRALEGYPHFLGTIQAFVDVYLGIPGVIANFGIRPVVIDDERFGTAAMRAIGHQSYATATGWLKRQHNGEALVRGLHFALDESDQVVLASAGGSLPSIASATGKALVQLKAQLLKQGLFRFDDMNAMGLWYARHRKRAADAVARRFPVVFIDETQDTDPEQASLLDLIFHRRSVVQRFGDDRQAIYRGVSQSEPGAGFPRAGHLSMTSSRRASPSIAKLSENVCNGTVEAMQGNASNPDRCHTVFVFSLDRVTEVIPAFARHAAAEIGHELNANEIKAIGFRRDGASVENKIPGILADYCGPHVTIGQGSSRSLSMLSEYDHAARSEVIAERGTGAGSNQLLNAACHILELQGVRLDGQVYTPRRLLRRLRELDHAHSPKLSRVLAHRLGRDLEAGDGGLGAFSTDLLESLKPLCDDDWNAQVIAFCAVPEDTVISDGGLAPPARPASDGVEVATDIGTMEVGIGTIHSVKGETLEAVLVLTTYFHDHDLKQLIAAGFLSGLRPTAAKARQKRLQENVKRIHVAMTRARQLVCLAIRDDHLSADQRAAMERMGWTFKSVD from the coding sequence ATGATACGACTGCCTGCTTTTTCCAATGATGAGATTGACCGTGTTGTCGAGGCGCTTGGTCTCCAGTGTGATGAAGAGCGAAGAGCAATCCTCGCCCATCGCGACACCGCGGACATCCGTGCTTGCGCGGGGAGTGGAAAGACGACCCTTCTGGTCACCAAATTGGCACTCTTGACAGATGCGTGGGCAGATCGGTATCGCGGCATTGCGATTCTGTCACATACCAATGTCGCGCACCGCGAGATTCGCAAACGCTTCTCTCACGTGCCGGGGCTCAGGGCTCTCGAAGGGTATCCGCACTTTCTAGGCACTATCCAAGCCTTCGTAGACGTGTATCTCGGAATCCCGGGCGTCATCGCTAATTTCGGTATTCGGCCCGTCGTCATCGACGACGAGAGGTTCGGCACTGCCGCCATGCGAGCAATTGGCCATCAGAGCTACGCCACCGCGACGGGCTGGTTGAAGAGGCAACACAATGGCGAGGCGCTGGTCCGTGGGCTGCACTTCGCACTCGACGAATCAGACCAAGTGGTTCTGGCATCAGCCGGAGGATCGCTTCCGTCGATTGCGAGCGCAACCGGTAAAGCCCTTGTCCAACTCAAGGCTCAGTTGCTGAAGCAGGGCCTCTTCCGGTTTGATGATATGAACGCAATGGGTCTCTGGTACGCCCGCCACCGCAAGCGTGCTGCGGACGCGGTCGCGAGGCGGTTTCCCGTCGTCTTCATTGATGAAACGCAGGACACTGATCCTGAACAGGCTTCCCTGCTCGACCTGATCTTCCACAGACGTTCGGTTGTCCAGCGATTCGGCGATGATCGCCAAGCGATCTATCGCGGAGTCTCGCAGAGTGAACCCGGCGCCGGTTTTCCGCGGGCGGGCCACTTGTCCATGACATCGTCTAGGAGAGCCAGTCCCTCGATTGCGAAGCTCTCTGAGAATGTGTGCAACGGGACCGTTGAGGCAATGCAAGGGAATGCGAGCAATCCAGATCGCTGTCACACTGTGTTCGTCTTCTCGTTGGATAGAGTCACCGAAGTCATACCTGCATTTGCACGACACGCTGCCGCGGAGATTGGCCATGAGCTCAACGCCAATGAGATCAAGGCCATCGGCTTTCGAAGAGACGGCGCCTCAGTCGAAAACAAGATTCCGGGGATACTGGCAGACTACTGTGGGCCTCATGTGACCATTGGACAGGGCTCATCGAGGTCGCTATCAATGCTGTCTGAGTACGATCACGCGGCACGGTCGGAGGTGATTGCCGAGCGCGGCACTGGTGCCGGCAGCAACCAATTGCTCAACGCCGCCTGTCATATTCTCGAATTGCAGGGCGTGCGACTGGACGGACAGGTCTATACCCCGCGCCGGCTTCTTCGCAGGCTGCGAGAGCTCGATCATGCGCACAGTCCGAAGCTCTCGAGGGTGTTGGCTCACCGGCTGGGCCGCGATCTGGAGGCGGGAGACGGCGGACTGGGTGCCTTTTCCACCGACTTGCTGGAGAGCCTGAAGCCGTTGTGCGATGACGACTGGAATGCTCAAGTCATCGCGTTTTGTGCTGTGCCAGAAGACACGGTCATATCTGACGGTGGACTAGCACCGCCGGCGCGCCCTGCTAGTGATGGCGTAGAGGTGGCCACGGACATTGGAACCATGGAGGTTGGCATTGGGACTATTCACAGCGTGAAGGGTGAAACGCTCGAAGCTGTGTTGGTGCTGACTACGTACTTTCACGACCATGATCTCAAACAGCTGATTGCAGCGGGTTTTCTGAGCGGGCTGCGGCCAACCGCCGCGAAGGCTAGGCAAAAGCGCCTTCAGGAGAATGTCAAGCGGATACACGTTGCGATGACAAGGGCTCGGCAGCTTGTTTGCCTTGCCATACGAGATGATCATTTGTCCGCAGATCAACGCGCTGCCATGGAACGGATGGGTTGGACGTTTAAGTCCGTGGATTGA